The proteins below are encoded in one region of Levilactobacillus namurensis:
- a CDS encoding glycoside hydrolase family 3 C-terminal domain-containing protein: MDIEKTLAALTLSEKAALVSGKHNWYTATIDRLGLPTLMMTDGPSGLRKQDQSAGANDLNNSVKAITYPAAALSASTWNQPLMHQLGEHLGAEARAEQVSLLLGPGVNLKRSPLGGRNFEYFSEDPLVAGKLGSAYVQGVQSQHVGVSVKHFAANNRENQRFTASSDMSQRTLRELYLRTFETIVKTAHPATLMTSYNRINGVLNSQNRRLLRSILRDEWGFHGTVMSDWGAVADHAAALRAGLDLEMPGKGQASVDEIIQAVENGELDEGTLDKAVRHMLHLLRDWPAAQEPGTYDHHAHHEFARKLADDGIILLKNDHHELPLTPKTAGKVVIIGELAEKPRYQGAGSSHVNPSELVTPLEALTASGLTADYYPGYHLNEDETSDDLVQQALAAAKDADHVIVFAGYPASAESEGFDKNSLMLPENQTDLIGSLAKVNPHTTIVLQNGSAVEMPWINTVPAVVETYLAGEAVGEATWDVLTGKVNPSGHLTETFPIRLTDTPMAPTFGQDPHHEDYAEGIFMGYRYYDTHEMHVLFPFGHGLSYTTFEYTDLNVTSDAQGAQVTFNVTNTGDVAGQAVPQLYVANHASHVPMPTKELRAFTKVAVAPGETKSVTLTLNRRDFSWWCEKDHRWRADSGDYEVMLGESSRDMRLQTKLTMDFQNRPSQVSPETYLTTIVKDPELLAVFKQTVIKPLANGDQSGNPFVATDENGEAAALQNRMFLNMPLRAVVALGTPQSLIHDFIQTANQNR, encoded by the coding sequence ATGGACATCGAAAAGACACTGGCCGCCCTGACATTGTCGGAGAAGGCCGCTTTAGTTTCAGGTAAACATAATTGGTACACTGCTACAATTGATCGTCTGGGTCTCCCCACGTTGATGATGACGGACGGACCTTCTGGGCTCCGGAAGCAAGACCAAAGTGCGGGTGCGAACGACTTAAACAACTCCGTTAAAGCCATTACCTACCCCGCGGCCGCGCTGAGTGCCAGCACCTGGAATCAACCGTTGATGCACCAATTAGGTGAACACTTGGGTGCTGAAGCCCGCGCCGAACAGGTCAGCCTCTTATTAGGTCCCGGGGTGAACCTGAAGCGCTCACCACTGGGTGGTCGGAACTTCGAGTACTTCTCTGAAGACCCATTAGTGGCCGGTAAGTTAGGGAGTGCCTACGTTCAAGGGGTCCAATCCCAACACGTGGGGGTCTCCGTCAAGCACTTTGCGGCCAATAACCGGGAAAATCAACGGTTTACGGCGTCTAGCGATATGTCCCAACGGACCCTCCGTGAACTCTACTTACGAACGTTCGAGACCATTGTCAAGACGGCGCACCCAGCCACCTTGATGACGTCTTATAACCGCATCAACGGCGTTTTGAACTCGCAGAACCGCCGACTCTTACGGAGTATCCTGCGCGACGAATGGGGCTTCCACGGAACGGTCATGTCCGACTGGGGCGCCGTTGCGGACCACGCCGCAGCGCTCCGTGCCGGTCTGGATCTCGAAATGCCCGGTAAAGGCCAGGCTTCGGTGGACGAGATCATTCAGGCAGTTGAAAACGGTGAGTTGGACGAAGGCACGCTAGACAAGGCCGTCCGCCACATGTTGCACCTCTTACGCGACTGGCCGGCCGCTCAGGAACCCGGGACTTACGACCACCACGCCCACCACGAATTCGCGCGGAAGTTGGCCGATGACGGGATTATTCTCTTGAAGAACGACCACCACGAATTACCCCTGACCCCTAAGACGGCGGGGAAGGTCGTCATCATTGGTGAATTAGCGGAAAAACCGCGCTACCAAGGTGCGGGGAGCTCACACGTCAACCCTAGCGAACTGGTGACGCCACTGGAGGCCTTAACCGCTAGTGGGCTGACTGCGGATTACTATCCGGGGTACCACTTGAACGAAGATGAAACCTCAGATGACTTGGTTCAACAAGCCTTGGCAGCGGCTAAGGACGCTGACCACGTAATCGTATTCGCCGGTTACCCGGCTAGTGCCGAATCCGAAGGGTTTGACAAGAACTCGCTGATGTTACCTGAAAACCAGACGGACTTAATTGGCAGCCTGGCCAAGGTTAACCCGCACACCACCATCGTCTTGCAAAATGGTTCTGCGGTCGAAATGCCTTGGATCAACACCGTCCCGGCCGTCGTTGAAACTTACCTGGCCGGCGAAGCGGTGGGTGAAGCCACTTGGGACGTTTTAACGGGGAAAGTTAACCCTTCCGGTCACCTGACCGAAACCTTCCCAATCCGTCTGACTGACACGCCGATGGCTCCGACCTTTGGCCAGGACCCCCACCACGAAGACTACGCTGAAGGCATCTTCATGGGTTACCGGTACTACGACACCCACGAGATGCATGTCCTCTTCCCATTCGGCCACGGCTTAAGCTACACCACGTTCGAATACACCGACTTAAACGTCACCAGCGACGCTCAGGGCGCCCAAGTCACGTTCAACGTCACCAATACCGGTGACGTTGCGGGGCAAGCCGTTCCACAGCTCTACGTGGCCAACCACGCGTCCCACGTCCCAATGCCGACCAAGGAACTGCGGGCCTTCACTAAGGTCGCTGTGGCCCCCGGTGAAACCAAATCAGTCACCTTGACCCTGAACCGGCGCGACTTCAGCTGGTGGTGCGAAAAGGATCACCGGTGGCGGGCTGACAGCGGCGACTACGAGGTCATGCTCGGCGAGTCTTCACGTGACATGCGCTTGCAAACTAAGTTGACCATGGACTTCCAGAACCGTCCAAGTCAGGTCTCACCAGAGACTTACCTGACCACCATCGTTAAGGACCCTGAATTACTCGCGGTCTTCAAGCAAACGGTAATCAAGCCGTTGGCCAATGGCGACCAAAGCGGGAACCCCTTCGTGGCAACCGACGAAAACGGGGAAGCCGCTGCGCTCCAAAACCGGATGTTCTTGAACATGCCGTTACGGGCCGTAGTCGCGTTAGGAACGCCTCAAAGTCTCATTCACGACTTTATCCAAACTGCTAATCAAAACCGTTAA
- a CDS encoding choloylglycine hydrolase family protein, whose product MCTSLTYQNSRGDHFLARTMDFAFELHGQPMFMPRNWRVAGDAGEFTTTYGFVGAGRKIGHEMFVDGVNEKGLGVAALYFPENAQYVDPDQVPAGKQAIAPHDFVAWALGNAASVADLRELVTHIQLVNLPVSLLKLITPLHYIISDPTGETAVLEATSQDLKLIEDSVGVMTNSPDLGWHLQNLSTYGTLTATEQPLHDYLGYQLKTQGPGTGALGLPGDYTSPSRFVRTVFAKHFSQPTADVPSTLNLLQHLLDSVTIPKGVKLKADGGDDYTQYRGYMSLEERAYYMEPYDNFELQRVVLTTEMLEEQHTPVNYALQPSVHIQNLN is encoded by the coding sequence ATGTGCACGAGTTTAACGTATCAAAATAGCCGGGGAGACCACTTTCTTGCCCGGACCATGGATTTTGCCTTTGAATTGCATGGTCAGCCCATGTTTATGCCCCGGAATTGGCGGGTCGCGGGGGATGCTGGTGAGTTCACCACGACCTACGGCTTTGTCGGTGCCGGTCGGAAGATCGGTCATGAGATGTTCGTCGATGGCGTGAACGAGAAGGGCTTAGGCGTTGCTGCCCTGTACTTCCCGGAGAATGCGCAATACGTTGACCCTGACCAGGTTCCGGCGGGCAAACAGGCCATTGCACCCCACGATTTTGTAGCTTGGGCGTTAGGGAATGCGGCGAGTGTTGCTGACTTACGGGAATTGGTGACCCACATCCAATTGGTGAACCTGCCCGTGTCGCTCTTGAAGCTGATCACGCCGTTGCACTACATCATCAGTGATCCAACCGGGGAGACGGCGGTCTTAGAAGCCACCAGTCAGGACTTGAAATTGATTGAGGATTCCGTGGGGGTCATGACTAATTCCCCAGACTTGGGCTGGCACCTCCAGAACCTAAGTACCTACGGAACCCTGACGGCCACGGAGCAGCCCCTGCACGATTACCTGGGATATCAGCTGAAGACGCAGGGACCGGGAACCGGTGCGCTAGGCTTACCGGGCGATTACACGTCCCCATCCCGGTTCGTTCGGACGGTCTTTGCCAAGCACTTTAGTCAACCCACGGCCGATGTTCCGAGCACCTTGAACCTCTTACAACATCTGCTTGATTCAGTCACGATTCCCAAGGGCGTCAAACTCAAAGCGGACGGGGGCGACGACTACACCCAGTACCGGGGCTACATGAGCTTGGAAGAGCGAGCTTACTACATGGAACCTTACGATAACTTTGAACTGCAGCGGGTGGTGTTGACGACAGAAATGTTGGAAGAACAACATACGCCAGTCAACTACGCGTTACAGCCCAGTGTGCATATTCAAAACTTGAACTAA